The Rhodocytophaga rosea genome has a segment encoding these proteins:
- the gatC gene encoding Asp-tRNA(Asn)/Glu-tRNA(Gln) amidotransferase subunit GatC: MKADKETLRKIAHLARLEFDPDAEQKMLDSLNDILNWVDQLNQVDTSQVEPLTHMSEEVNIMREDEIKPPLPHDRGLLNAPKKDSDYFRVPKVME; the protein is encoded by the coding sequence ATGAAAGCCGATAAAGAGACCTTACGCAAGATTGCCCACCTGGCCAGACTGGAATTTGACCCTGATGCTGAACAAAAGATGCTCGACAGCCTCAATGATATTCTCAACTGGGTAGATCAGCTAAATCAGGTAGATACCTCTCAGGTTGAACCACTTACGCATATGTCGGAGGAAGTAAATATTATGCGGGAAGATGAAATAAAACCTCCCCTGCCCCATGACCGTGGTTTGTTGAATGCTCCAAAAAAAGATTCCGACTACTTCCGGGTTCCGAAAGTGATGGAGTAA
- a CDS encoding lysophospholipid acyltransferase family protein: MQKEKWHPKAHYLNRLWGHLFFPICFLPVSIEHRTKLDKHKPYVFCANHTSVLDIAVMGVVIENFYAFVGKRELAKIPLFGYMFTKLHITVDRSSRVSSYRTMQTALDTLGKGRSIMIFPEGGIVTENPPQMTPFKDGPFRMAIEKQVPVVPITLPYNWYILPDDGKLLFRRHTIKAIVHDPVPTAGMTMDDLSRLKKMTFDVIDRELQKYPLANPEQPVTTPSPVINHESR, translated from the coding sequence TTGCAGAAAGAAAAATGGCATCCCAAAGCACATTACCTCAACCGGCTCTGGGGACACCTGTTTTTTCCCATTTGTTTTTTGCCTGTATCTATCGAACACCGCACAAAACTTGATAAGCATAAGCCCTATGTTTTTTGTGCCAACCATACTTCTGTGCTGGATATAGCGGTGATGGGTGTGGTTATTGAGAACTTTTATGCCTTTGTCGGTAAACGGGAGCTGGCCAAAATCCCCCTGTTTGGCTATATGTTCACCAAATTACACATCACCGTAGACCGCAGCAGCCGGGTAAGCAGTTACCGTACCATGCAAACAGCTCTGGATACTCTCGGAAAAGGACGCAGCATTATGATATTTCCGGAGGGAGGTATTGTTACTGAAAATCCTCCGCAGATGACTCCTTTTAAAGATGGTCCTTTCCGGATGGCGATAGAAAAGCAGGTACCGGTAGTTCCCATTACGCTGCCTTACAACTGGTATATTTTGCCCGACGACGGAAAGTTATTGTTCCGCAGGCATACCATTAAAGCCATTGTCCATGATCCGGTTCCTACCGCCGGAATGACCATGGATGACTTATCCAGACTCAAAAAAATGACGTTCGATGTTATCGACCGGGAATTACAAAAATATCCTTTAGCTAATCCAGAACAACCTGTTACCACTCCTTCTCCTGTTATTAATCATGAAAGCCGATAA
- a CDS encoding YtxH domain-containing protein, with protein MNTQKTLLSFIIGAAAGVAAGMLIAPSTGADTRKKIVDKANTLKNDLGGQLEETLNKFSELTDSALATISTYANKAEKAANQGTAGNTTNTAGTPNKPAEQL; from the coding sequence ATGAATACCCAAAAAACACTTTTAAGCTTCATTATTGGAGCAGCTGCCGGTGTGGCAGCAGGGATGTTGATTGCGCCCAGCACTGGTGCAGATACCAGAAAGAAAATTGTTGACAAAGCCAATACGCTGAAAAATGATTTGGGCGGCCAGTTAGAAGAAACCCTGAATAAATTTTCTGAACTTACTGATTCTGCTCTGGCTACAATCAGTACCTATGCTAACAAAGCTGAAAAAGCTGCTAACCAAGGAACAGCCGGAAATACCACTAATACTGCCGGTACACCTAACAAACCAGCAGAACAGTTATAA
- a CDS encoding M16 family metallopeptidase → MLNRYNPPDFQILQHVHVPRVQSHTLTNGIKLHWLNAGEQPIVRIELIFKAGNWYESQRNVSYFTIKMMNEGTTRMTARQINEYIDQFGAFLEFNHGQDKSSITLYTITKHLEKLLPVLKDIVTGSTFPEKELQNIKNISIQNLKVNQEKTAYLAQTRFRELLFGKDHPYGKNMYEEDILRIEPEALKQFYLERITSQPFDIVAAGEVSEQTLALLRHTFEDIVVRGISLNGKEYSQAPISIKEDIVEKSESLQSTLRMGRKLFTRSHPDYIKMLVLNEILGGYFGSRLMRNIREEKGFTYGISSNLVTLQQLGYFVIGTDVKREFTSLTIEEVYKEMQILRTELVEEEELEVVKNYMAGSFAGSLSTPFTLADHFKAIYFDGLTYDFYDNYIENILNTSARQLQELANQYLTDESMLVVIAGGK, encoded by the coding sequence ATGCTAAACAGATATAATCCGCCAGATTTTCAGATACTCCAGCACGTACATGTTCCCAGGGTGCAATCGCACACCTTAACCAATGGCATTAAACTTCACTGGCTCAATGCCGGCGAGCAGCCCATTGTACGCATCGAGCTTATTTTTAAGGCTGGCAACTGGTATGAATCTCAGCGGAACGTTTCTTATTTTACTATTAAAATGATGAACGAGGGTACCACCAGAATGACCGCCCGCCAGATTAATGAGTATATAGACCAGTTTGGGGCATTTCTGGAATTTAATCATGGGCAAGATAAATCTTCTATTACCTTGTACACGATAACCAAGCATCTGGAGAAACTGTTGCCGGTATTAAAAGACATTGTAACTGGTTCAACTTTTCCGGAAAAGGAACTGCAAAACATCAAAAATATTAGTATTCAGAACCTGAAAGTAAATCAGGAAAAAACAGCGTATCTGGCACAAACCCGTTTCCGGGAACTCTTGTTCGGCAAAGATCATCCCTATGGAAAAAATATGTATGAGGAAGATATTCTGCGTATAGAACCAGAGGCATTAAAACAATTCTATCTGGAAAGAATTACTTCTCAGCCATTTGACATAGTGGCAGCCGGTGAGGTGAGTGAACAAACATTAGCCCTGCTCCGCCATACCTTTGAAGATATAGTAGTGCGTGGAATTTCATTAAATGGAAAGGAATATTCCCAGGCCCCTATATCTATAAAAGAAGACATCGTGGAGAAATCTGAGAGTTTGCAATCTACCCTTCGTATGGGAAGAAAACTGTTCACCCGCAGTCATCCGGATTACATCAAAATGCTGGTACTGAATGAGATTCTGGGCGGATATTTTGGTTCCAGACTCATGAGAAACATCCGGGAAGAAAAAGGATTTACCTATGGTATTTCTTCAAACCTGGTTACGCTCCAGCAACTAGGCTACTTTGTGATAGGAACGGATGTAAAAAGAGAATTTACAAGCCTGACTATTGAGGAAGTCTATAAAGAAATGCAGATACTCCGCACAGAATTGGTGGAAGAAGAGGAACTGGAAGTGGTAAAGAATTATATGGCAGGTTCATTTGCCGGTTCGTTAAGTACGCCTTTTACCCTTGCCGACCATTTTAAAGCCATCTATTTTGATGGATTGACTTATGATTTCTATGACAATTATATCGAAAATATCTTAAATACCAGCGCTCGGCAATTACAGGAATTAGCCAACCAATACCTGACCGATGAATCAATGCTGGTGGTAATAGCCGGCGGAAAATAA
- a CDS encoding serine hydrolase domain-containing protein — MKKYVLVILISLFSLHSFAQYADKPQKITTAKTPESAGMSSERLKRIDNTLQQFVDKGTLPGMVAIIVRNGQIVYHKAFGQADVQGGRQMKTDDIFRIASMSKAITSTAVMMLYEEGKFSLDDPVSKYIPEFKNPPVIKTFTWKDSTYTTEPAKSEITIRHLLTHTSGINYGVIANEERFKAINAKAGITDLFTTEPVKISDNIKKLATLPLQHHPGEKWTYGLNSDVLGYLVEIWSGKPFDVFLKERLFDPLGMNDTYFYLPEAKASRLVPIQKPDASQKWVKFPVTFYDPEYPAKGAKTFFSGGAGLSCTAKDYATFLQMLVNDGTFNGKRFLSRPTVELLTASNQTGDLYGGGNTHFSLAFSVVTPKGHDRGGAGSVGTFSWGGYFNTNYFADPKEKIVAVLMKQTQNAAGDNSSAMFTQMIYQAIND, encoded by the coding sequence ATGAAGAAATATGTACTTGTCATTCTGATAAGCCTGTTTTCCTTACACTCCTTTGCCCAGTATGCTGATAAACCACAGAAAATCACTACGGCTAAAACACCTGAGTCTGCCGGTATGTCTTCGGAGAGGCTTAAGCGCATAGACAATACATTGCAGCAGTTTGTGGACAAAGGCACACTTCCGGGAATGGTAGCCATTATTGTGCGGAACGGGCAGATTGTCTATCACAAAGCCTTCGGACAGGCAGATGTACAAGGCGGTCGCCAGATGAAAACAGATGATATTTTCCGGATTGCTTCTATGAGTAAAGCCATTACTTCCACAGCCGTAATGATGCTGTATGAAGAAGGAAAATTCAGCCTCGACGACCCGGTTTCCAAATATATTCCTGAATTCAAAAATCCGCCGGTCATTAAAACTTTTACCTGGAAAGACAGCACGTATACCACTGAACCGGCTAAAAGTGAAATCACTATCCGGCATTTACTTACGCATACCTCAGGTATTAATTATGGAGTGATTGCCAATGAAGAACGTTTTAAGGCTATTAATGCGAAGGCTGGAATTACGGATTTATTCACCACCGAACCAGTAAAAATCTCCGACAACATTAAGAAATTAGCTACTCTACCCTTGCAACACCATCCCGGTGAGAAATGGACATACGGACTAAATTCTGATGTTTTAGGATATTTAGTTGAAATCTGGTCAGGGAAGCCATTCGATGTATTTTTGAAGGAACGTCTGTTTGATCCACTAGGTATGAATGATACTTATTTTTATCTGCCGGAAGCCAAAGCCAGCCGGCTGGTTCCCATACAAAAGCCGGATGCTTCACAGAAATGGGTAAAATTTCCGGTTACTTTCTACGATCCTGAATATCCAGCCAAAGGAGCTAAAACTTTCTTTTCCGGAGGAGCCGGGCTTTCTTGTACAGCGAAAGATTACGCTACTTTTCTGCAAATGCTGGTCAATGATGGCACCTTCAACGGCAAACGTTTCCTGAGCCGACCTACCGTTGAGTTGCTTACTGCCTCCAACCAGACAGGTGACTTATATGGCGGTGGTAATACTCATTTCAGTCTGGCTTTTTCTGTAGTAACTCCCAAAGGTCATGATAGAGGAGGTGCAGGAAGTGTCGGGACATTCAGCTGGGGAGGATATTTCAATACCAATTACTTTGCCGACCCGAAAGAAAAAATTGTAGCCGTACTCATGAAACAGACACAAAACGCTGCTGGTGATAATTCATCGGCTATGTTCACGCAAATGATTTACCAGGCCATTAATGATTAA
- a CDS encoding IS1 family transposase (programmed frameshift) → MDCIKCDNKNCPKSGFVHGRQRYVCKKCGYHFTVSLKSSAFRVDVKQEALHLYLEGMGLRAIGRHLQVSHVSVYRWIRAFGQQTPALESPSAIDVVEMDELHTYIGHKKYCWVWIAVDRYGHRFIDFVLGTRGYSTGKLLWESVQEKTIRWVMSDHWKVYPQMIPSHQLRQSKKETYTVEGYNTRLRHGLARLKRNTLCYSKSWLMLHYSILLLMHKLNYT, encoded by the exons ATGGACTGTATCAAATGTGACAATAAAAATTGCCCTAAAAGTGGCTTTGTCCATGGTCGGCAACGCTATGTATGTAAAAAGTGTGGGTATCATTTCACAGTTAGCCTTAAATCAAGTGCCTTTCGTGTAGATGTCAAACAAGAAGCTTTACACTTATATTTAGAAGGAATGGGTTTGAGAGCAATCGGCCGTCACTTACAGGTAAGTCATGTGAGTGTCTATCGTTGGATTCGAGCTTTTGGACAACAAACGCCTGCGTTAGAAAGCCCTTCAGCAATTGATGTAGTAGAAATGGATGAGTTGCATACCTACATTGGCCATAAAAAA TACTGTTGGGTTTGGATAGCCGTTGACAGATATGGGCACCGGTTTATAGACTTTGTTTTGGGTACAAGAGGCTACTCGACTGGCAAGTTGCTTTGGGAGAGTGTGCAAGAGAAAACCATTAGGTGGGTGATGAGTGATCATTGGAAAGTATATCCACAAATGATTCCTTCCCATCAACTCAGGCAATCTAAAAAGGAAACTTATACGGTGGAAGGCTATAACACCCGGTTGAGACATGGCTTAGCCCGTTTGAAAAGGAATACCTTATGCTATTCTAAGTCTTGGCTTATGTTACATTACTCTATTTTACTACTCATGCATAAACTTAACTATACTTAA
- a CDS encoding DUF72 domain-containing protein, which produces MAIHIGTSGWSYDHWHGVLYPHGSPVQDRLYYYLQHFRTAELNSSFYRWPSLYSFRSWQQRLPDHFLLSFKASRGLTHAKKLYSPEVWVQRLSKAASELRHKNGVILIQLPPQLGYDYERLRYFLQLLPSWLRVTIEFRHHSWHQESIFQLLEQYQVAYCVMSGAHLPCILRATASFVYVRMHGPDTNWLYGGSYSDDDLHWWANRIREWEYSGKEVFVYFNNDGHGNAVRNAWTLKHFLQV; this is translated from the coding sequence ATGGCAATACACATAGGAACTTCCGGCTGGAGCTATGACCACTGGCATGGCGTATTATATCCGCATGGAAGTCCGGTGCAGGATCGTTTATATTATTACTTGCAGCATTTCCGCACGGCAGAACTAAACAGCAGTTTTTACCGGTGGCCATCCCTGTATAGTTTCCGCAGCTGGCAGCAACGTTTACCAGATCATTTTTTACTGAGTTTTAAAGCTTCCAGAGGATTAACCCATGCCAAAAAACTGTATTCTCCAGAAGTATGGGTGCAACGTTTAAGTAAAGCGGCCAGTGAACTGAGACATAAAAATGGTGTGATACTCATCCAGCTTCCGCCACAACTGGGATATGACTACGAAAGGCTGCGTTATTTTCTGCAACTTCTTCCTTCCTGGCTCCGGGTGACCATCGAATTCAGACATCATAGCTGGCACCAGGAATCTATCTTTCAATTACTGGAACAATACCAGGTTGCTTATTGTGTGATGAGTGGTGCACATTTGCCTTGTATACTGAGAGCAACGGCCTCATTTGTATATGTACGCATGCATGGACCAGATACCAACTGGCTCTATGGCGGTTCTTATTCAGATGATGATCTTCACTGGTGGGCCAACCGCATCCGGGAATGGGAATACAGTGGCAAAGAAGTGTTTGTCTACTTCAACAACGATGGCCATGGAAACGCTGTCCGCAATGCCTGGACCCTCAAACACTTTTTACAGGTATAA
- a CDS encoding CHRD domain-containing protein has protein sequence MKKYAILPLVLLLMVLLSSCELIEDLLPNDNKKAKTYTAFLSGNQEVPAVVAPGAGQAIFTLNKEKTEIAYKLIVANTDHIKFAHIHAAPAGENGQVVAFLLELQEPSTDTVNGVLAEGIIKAEDLLGPLASKSIKDLAALLESGNAYANIHTDENPSGELRGQIGKAKPHPVYEFEAKLTGSEEVPPVTTTASGDATYKFNPAVTELTFKVKLSSIENVKFAHIHLAPKGVNGGVVVTLKHERVDGPVNGDYAEGKITAADLSGNLKGGPLSILKAAIDNGYTYTNVHSDKYPAGEIRGQIGEKHH, from the coding sequence ATGAAAAAGTATGCTATCTTGCCTCTTGTGCTATTGTTGATGGTGCTGCTCAGCAGTTGCGAACTCATCGAAGATTTGCTTCCGAACGACAACAAAAAAGCAAAAACATATACCGCCTTCCTTTCAGGAAACCAGGAAGTACCAGCGGTAGTTGCTCCTGGTGCCGGTCAGGCGATTTTTACGCTGAATAAAGAAAAAACAGAAATTGCCTACAAACTGATCGTTGCCAATACCGATCATATCAAGTTTGCCCATATTCATGCGGCACCTGCCGGAGAAAATGGACAGGTAGTAGCCTTTTTACTTGAATTGCAGGAACCTTCTACCGACACGGTAAATGGCGTACTGGCTGAGGGAATAATTAAAGCAGAAGATTTATTAGGACCGCTGGCCAGCAAATCCATAAAAGACCTGGCAGCGCTACTGGAATCAGGAAATGCCTATGCCAATATTCATACAGATGAGAATCCTTCGGGCGAACTTCGCGGACAGATTGGGAAAGCCAAGCCACATCCTGTATATGAATTTGAGGCCAAACTAACTGGCAGTGAAGAAGTGCCGCCGGTAACTACTACTGCGTCCGGAGATGCTACTTATAAATTTAACCCGGCTGTAACAGAGCTTACCTTTAAAGTAAAACTATCCAGTATAGAGAATGTAAAATTTGCTCATATCCATCTGGCTCCCAAAGGTGTGAACGGGGGAGTTGTAGTAACCCTTAAACATGAACGGGTGGATGGCCCGGTGAATGGTGATTATGCGGAAGGAAAAATTACTGCAGCCGATTTGTCGGGTAACTTAAAAGGCGGCCCACTTTCTATTCTGAAGGCAGCTATAGATAACGGATATACTTATACTAATGTACATTCAGATAAATATCCGGCTGGGGAGATTAGAGGGCAGATTGGGGAAAAACATCATTAA
- the scpA gene encoding methylmalonyl-CoA mutase gives MKPDFLHIKPEFKAQAISTPAKSKDWLTAEGIPVKKTYTAQDIADFEHLDFGAGLPPFLRGPYASMYVTQPWTIRQYAGFSTAEESNAFYRRNLAAGQKGLSVAFDLATHRGYDSDHPRVTGDVGKAGVAIDSVEDMKILFDGIPLNEMSVSMTMNGAVLPIMAFYIIAAEEQGVTPEQLSGTIQNDILKEFMVRNTYIYPPEPSMRIVADIFAYTSRYMPKFNSISISGYHMQEAGATADLELAYTLADGLEYIRTGIAAGIPIDDFAPRLSFFWAIGMNHFMEIAKMRAARMLWAKMVKTFNPKNTKSLALRTHCQTSGWSLTAQDPFNNVTRTCIEALAAVMGGTQSLHTNSLDEAIALPTDFSARIARNTQLLIAKETNVTKVVDPWGGSYYVEYLTHQLAQKAWKLIEEVEQLGGMTKAIETGLPKMRIEEAAARKQARIDSGKDVIVGVNKYTVSENTDIELLEVDNAAVRNSQIARLEKVKRDRNQDALQEALDAITQCAQQDSPLTRGAGGCNLLALAVNAARQRATLGEISFAMEKVFGRHRAVIRAISGVYAAEVPDDENFRTAREMTNQFAAMEGRRPRIMIAKMGQDGHDRGAKIIATSFADLGFDVDIGPLFQTPEEVARQAAENDVHMVGASSLAAGHKTLIPQLIEELKKIGRPDIMVIVGGVIPPGDYDFLYKAGVAGIFGPGTIISVAAQQILKKLME, from the coding sequence ATGAAACCAGATTTTTTACATATAAAACCTGAGTTTAAGGCACAAGCCATATCAACACCTGCCAAATCGAAAGACTGGCTCACGGCTGAAGGAATTCCGGTAAAGAAAACGTATACAGCTCAGGATATAGCTGATTTTGAACACCTGGATTTTGGGGCTGGGTTGCCGCCTTTTCTGCGGGGACCCTATGCTTCGATGTATGTCACCCAGCCCTGGACTATCCGCCAGTATGCCGGTTTTTCTACGGCCGAAGAATCTAATGCATTTTACCGCCGCAATCTGGCTGCCGGACAAAAAGGTCTATCTGTTGCTTTCGATCTTGCTACGCACAGGGGCTATGATTCGGATCATCCGAGGGTGACCGGTGATGTGGGAAAAGCCGGAGTGGCTATAGATTCTGTAGAAGACATGAAAATTCTCTTTGATGGCATTCCACTTAATGAAATGTCGGTTTCGATGACCATGAACGGAGCCGTACTTCCGATTATGGCTTTTTATATTATAGCTGCAGAAGAACAAGGCGTTACCCCGGAACAGCTGAGTGGCACGATTCAAAATGATATTCTGAAAGAATTTATGGTGCGTAATACCTATATTTATCCACCCGAACCTTCCATGCGAATTGTGGCTGATATTTTTGCTTATACTTCCCGTTATATGCCCAAATTCAACTCCATCAGTATCAGCGGCTATCATATGCAGGAAGCCGGTGCTACTGCCGACCTGGAACTGGCGTATACTTTGGCTGATGGTCTGGAATATATCCGGACTGGAATTGCAGCCGGAATCCCAATAGATGATTTTGCGCCCAGGCTCTCTTTTTTCTGGGCTATTGGCATGAATCATTTTATGGAGATTGCCAAAATGCGGGCCGCCCGAATGCTTTGGGCGAAGATGGTAAAAACCTTTAATCCTAAAAATACCAAATCGCTTGCCCTCCGTACCCATTGCCAGACTTCGGGCTGGAGTTTAACCGCTCAAGATCCATTTAATAATGTAACCCGCACCTGCATCGAAGCCCTTGCCGCTGTAATGGGTGGTACACAATCTCTGCATACCAATTCTCTAGATGAAGCTATTGCTTTGCCTACCGATTTTTCGGCCCGTATCGCCAGAAATACGCAACTGTTGATTGCTAAAGAAACAAATGTAACCAAAGTAGTAGATCCATGGGGCGGTTCCTATTATGTAGAATACCTGACCCACCAGCTGGCACAAAAAGCCTGGAAACTCATTGAAGAAGTAGAGCAACTCGGCGGTATGACCAAAGCCATAGAAACCGGCCTTCCTAAAATGCGTATTGAAGAAGCCGCCGCCAGAAAACAAGCCAGAATTGATTCTGGAAAGGATGTAATTGTCGGGGTAAATAAATATACTGTTTCTGAAAATACGGATATTGAACTATTAGAAGTGGACAACGCCGCTGTCAGAAATTCGCAGATTGCCAGACTGGAAAAAGTAAAAAGAGATCGTAACCAAGATGCCCTACAAGAAGCACTCGATGCCATTACCCAATGTGCACAACAAGATTCCCCACTAACAAGAGGGGCTGGGGGGTGTAATCTATTGGCGTTAGCGGTGAATGCAGCCCGACAACGGGCTACCTTGGGTGAAATATCTTTTGCCATGGAAAAAGTATTTGGCAGGCATAGGGCAGTGATCCGTGCTATTTCTGGTGTGTATGCGGCTGAGGTACCCGATGATGAAAACTTCCGCACAGCCCGTGAAATGACCAATCAGTTTGCTGCCATGGAAGGGCGAAGACCCCGGATTATGATCGCTAAAATGGGACAAGATGGCCATGACAGAGGAGCTAAAATAATAGCGACTAGCTTTGCTGACCTAGGCTTCGATGTAGACATTGGTCCTTTATTCCAGACACCGGAAGAAGTAGCCAGGCAAGCTGCCGAAAACGATGTGCATATGGTGGGTGCTTCCAGCCTGGCAGCCGGCCACAAAACCTTGATTCCCCAACTTATAGAAGAACTAAAGAAAATAGGCAGGCCAGATATTATGGTAATTGTGGGCGGAGTGATTCCTCCGGGTGATTATGATTTCCTATACAAAGCAGGCGTAGCAGGTATTTTCGGTCCTGGAACCATTATTTCTGTAGCTGCCCAGCAAATCCTTAAGAAATTAATGGAATAA
- a CDS encoding methylmalonyl-CoA mutase family protein — MTLGKQTKLFSAFEPATQEAWRKQILHDLKAATLEEKQALYEQKMIWKPEPEITTAPFYTREDIQTIPLPVVPASQVGWLTEEFIPFLTEKSSNQLGREALQQGADALCFDLSAVNLATVNLPVLLQGIKLSDAPVRFIVNKSPGSFLQQLQIIAPYQWKGGLHYDPLMQQSASVSDIDSLAEVFRQTNDFPEFYPLTVNSNPGNSTTREIAYLLSAFVEYAHQLTERGVQAAAIFNKTIFSVSVGTNFFMEMAKLMALRLLYTQLAAAYQVTNHKLFIHTPIEFSHTPAEDPYNNLIRSSLAAMSAVLGGCQSLRVLPFNGKTDDVISRRISRNVSIILKEESYFAQVADIAGGSYYVENLTHMIATEAWRLFTEIEAEGGFLQARQSGFLILPSQ, encoded by the coding sequence ATGACTCTCGGGAAACAAACAAAATTATTTTCAGCCTTTGAACCAGCCACTCAGGAAGCCTGGAGAAAACAAATCCTGCATGACTTAAAAGCGGCTACGCTGGAAGAAAAACAGGCCTTGTATGAACAGAAAATGATATGGAAACCTGAACCTGAGATCACAACTGCGCCATTTTACACCAGAGAAGATATACAAACAATTCCCTTACCTGTCGTGCCTGCTTCACAGGTAGGCTGGCTTACTGAGGAATTTATTCCTTTTTTAACCGAAAAATCTTCCAATCAACTAGGCAGGGAAGCCTTACAACAAGGTGCGGATGCATTGTGTTTTGACCTTTCTGCGGTGAATCTTGCTACAGTCAACTTACCGGTTTTGCTGCAAGGGATTAAGCTTTCTGATGCACCTGTCCGTTTTATAGTAAACAAATCACCAGGCAGCTTTCTTCAGCAGCTTCAAATCATTGCTCCTTACCAGTGGAAAGGAGGTCTGCATTACGATCCGCTCATGCAACAAAGTGCTTCAGTTTCAGACATAGACAGTCTGGCAGAAGTTTTCAGGCAGACAAACGATTTTCCAGAATTTTATCCGCTTACCGTGAATAGCAATCCTGGTAATTCCACTACTCGGGAGATTGCATACTTGCTGTCTGCCTTTGTAGAATATGCCCATCAGCTTACGGAACGAGGTGTTCAGGCAGCTGCTATTTTCAATAAAACGATTTTCTCTGTGAGTGTAGGCACTAACTTTTTTATGGAAATGGCCAAGTTAATGGCTTTGCGCTTGTTATATACACAGCTGGCAGCGGCTTATCAGGTAACGAATCATAAACTTTTTATTCATACACCTATTGAGTTTTCACATACTCCGGCAGAAGATCCTTATAATAACCTGATCCGTTCTTCACTGGCCGCCATGTCTGCTGTACTGGGAGGTTGCCAGTCGCTACGTGTATTACCTTTTAATGGAAAAACAGATGATGTTATTTCCAGGCGGATAAGCCGGAATGTGTCTATTATCTTGAAAGAAGAGAGTTATTTTGCCCAGGTGGCTGATATAGCCGGTGGTTCGTATTACGTAGAAAATCTAACTCATATGATTGCTACAGAAGCCTGGCGCTTATTTACAGAGATAGAAGCGGAAGGTGGTTTTTTGCAAGCCCGGCAATCTGGTTTTCTAATTTTGCCTTCGCAATGA
- a CDS encoding N-acetylneuraminate synthase family protein, with protein MFNFKYKQPKIIAEIGCNHMGQFDIALELVKLAKECGANVAKFQKRNPQELLTEEQYAAPHPNPYHAYGPTYGAHREFLEFTQEQHADLKKYAEGIGIKYSTSVWDVTSAVEIIALNPELIKVPSACNNHYEMLRLLRDTYSGEIHISFGMTTHEEEEEVIRFFEETGQAKERLVVYSCTSGYPVQFKDVCLLEIKRLHDVFGDRVKTIGFSGHHLGISIDIAAFTLGAEWIERHFTKDRTWRGTDHAASLEVPGLQKLARDLHHTHESLTYKNQEILPVELVQRDKLKYRIR; from the coding sequence ATGTTCAACTTTAAATATAAGCAACCAAAAATAATTGCTGAAATCGGTTGCAATCACATGGGCCAGTTTGATATAGCTTTAGAATTAGTCAAATTAGCCAAGGAGTGCGGAGCAAACGTAGCTAAATTTCAGAAAAGAAACCCACAGGAATTGCTTACCGAAGAGCAGTATGCGGCACCACACCCTAATCCTTATCATGCATATGGCCCTACCTACGGAGCACATCGCGAATTTCTGGAATTCACCCAGGAACAACATGCAGACCTGAAAAAATATGCAGAAGGAATTGGAATCAAATATTCAACTTCCGTATGGGATGTTACATCAGCTGTCGAAATTATTGCATTAAATCCTGAATTGATTAAAGTGCCTTCTGCCTGTAACAATCATTATGAAATGCTCAGGTTATTACGGGATACATATAGTGGAGAAATCCATATCTCTTTTGGAATGACTACCCATGAAGAAGAGGAAGAAGTAATCCGGTTTTTTGAAGAAACCGGGCAGGCAAAAGAACGGCTGGTGGTTTATTCATGTACCTCTGGTTATCCTGTACAATTTAAAGACGTTTGCTTACTGGAGATAAAGCGGCTACATGATGTGTTTGGTGATCGTGTAAAGACAATTGGTTTCTCAGGCCATCATCTTGGAATTAGCATAGATATTGCCGCCTTTACCTTAGGAGCTGAATGGATAGAAAGGCATTTCACAAAAGACCGCACATGGAGGGGAACAGACCATGCAGCTTCTTTGGAGGTTCCGGGCTTACAAAAATTAGCCAGAGATTTACACCATACTCATGAATCTTTAACCTATAAAAATCAGGAAATTTTACCTGTAGAACTGGTTCAGAGAGATAAATTAAAATACAGGATTAGGTAA